The Candidatus Neomarinimicrobiota bacterium genome window below encodes:
- a CDS encoding DUF523 domain-containing protein, which translates to IPVCPEVEGGLPTPRPPAEITGDQVLRENGEDVTLQFKRGAKLCRDKGLADNAALAILKSRSPACGCGQIYDGSFSGKLIDGDGIFTQSLKAAGIKCISDEDYLNSEYP; encoded by the coding sequence ATCCCTGTCTGCCCTGAAGTCGAAGGCGGACTCCCCACACCCAGACCACCTGCAGAGATCACTGGCGATCAAGTTCTACGTGAGAATGGGGAAGACGTAACCCTGCAATTCAAAAGGGGCGCAAAACTGTGTCGAGACAAAGGCTTGGCTGATAATGCTGCCTTGGCCATCCTCAAAAGCCGTAGTCCTGCCTGTGGGTGTGGACAGATTTATGATGGCTCTTTCTCCGGAAAACTGATTGATGGTGATGGTATATTCACTCAATCCCTAAAAGCTGCAGGGATTAAATGCATTTCAGATGAAGATTACCTGAATTCTGAATATCCGTAG
- the trxA gene encoding thioredoxin: MTENLTKQAFIEKVFDYENEKEWNYKGDTPCIIDFWAEWCAPCKAVGPVLEELSEDYAGKVIVYKVNTETEQELAGVFGIRSIPSLLFVPVGEKPQMAAGALPKETFVQAFKDVLGIDPVTA; this comes from the coding sequence ATGACCGAAAATTTAACCAAACAAGCTTTTATTGAGAAAGTGTTTGATTACGAGAACGAAAAAGAGTGGAATTACAAGGGCGATACCCCTTGCATTATTGATTTCTGGGCTGAATGGTGTGCTCCCTGTAAAGCAGTTGGCCCCGTTTTAGAAGAGCTTTCCGAAGACTATGCAGGCAAGGTCATCGTTTATAAAGTCAATACTGAAACCGAGCAGGAATTGGCCGGAGTCTTCGGTATCCGTAGTATTCCCTCATTGCTATTCGTACCCGTAGGTGAAAAACCACAGATGGCCGCTGGTGCCCTTCCCAAGGAAACCTTTGTGCAAGCCTTCAAAGATGTCCTGGGGATCGATCCTGTTACAGCATAA